The Setaria italica strain Yugu1 chromosome IX, Setaria_italica_v2.0, whole genome shotgun sequence genome has a window encoding:
- the LOC101781094 gene encoding uncharacterized protein LOC101781094 codes for MDTYCMEICKLEAHFDGLKFHQVPRDHNFAADVLPKFGSKRALDPAGVFEQDLREPSIKVLDPDQANNSAETPADPNPNDVMMIEAEEDWRTPFIALITDQMALEDKIEHEKLAQRSANYVVIGKELYRKAASTSILMKCILCSEGLDLLLEIHSGTCGNHAASSTLVGKAFCSGFYWPTAVANTKELVQRGKGCQFFSKQQHLPAQALCTIPPS; via the coding sequence ATGGACACTTACTGCATGGAAATCTgcaaacttgaggcccacttcgATGGTCTCAAGTTCCACCAAGTCCCCAGGGACCACAACTTCGCCGCCGATGTCCTGCCCAAGTTTGGCTCTAAGCGTGCGCTGGATCCGGCCGGCGTTTTCGAACAAGATCTCCGGGAACCATCCATCAAGGTTCTAGACCCGGACCAGGCCAACAATAGCGCTGAGACTCCAGCCGACCCAAATCCTAATGACGTCATGATGATCGAGGCAGAAGAAGACTGGCGCACCCCATTCATAGCCTTAATCACTGACCAGATGGCGCTAGAGGACAAGATAGAACATGAAAAATTAGCTCAGCGCAGTGCAAACTACGTCGTGATTGGCAaggagctctacaggaaagctgCATCCACAAGCatcctgatgaagtgcattctgTGCAGCGAGGGCCTTgacctcctactcgagatcCACTCGGGAACATGCGGTAACCACGCTGCCTCGAGCACTTTGGTCGGCAAGGCCTTCTGCtctggtttctactggccaacggCGGTAGCCAACACAAAGGAGCTCGTCCAAAGGGGaaaagggtgccaattcttctccaagcagcaacatCTACCGGCTCAGGCCCTgtgcaccatcccaccatcctag
- the LOC105915140 gene encoding protein FAR-RED IMPAIRED RESPONSE 1, whose amino-acid sequence MAHILQKIELPPPDQPHGDHPPPIIARNTLDLQMIDLNTLPGEYVSVQVGANEEVYHEDEDVVCSQPIVPKVGMEFDTIQEARRVYNEYAMKLGFSIRVAFSRNSNVTKELIRKEWECSHARKPAIDGEDDGEGNTSASTSTNDTATLVGSKKRAATAVLTTATRKRNTIKKLDCKAHMAVGFRNSRWRVIVMQPDHTHPMVKAIGVRKHLRSHRSISWADYELLKTLHHRNISTTHIMGVLADFHGGLGNLTFSSKDVSNMRTHLRGRLTYRDMDATLDYFQKQQAESPSFYYATMIDDNNVVRRLFWVDGRTREPYKSFGDCIFFDTT is encoded by the exons ATGGCGCATATCCTTCAAAAAATCGAACTCCCCCCTCCAGATCAACCACATGGCGACCACCCGCCCCCCATTATTGCTCGGAACACCTTAGATCTACAGATGATTGACCTCAACACGCTACCAG GTGAATATGTTTCAGTACAAGTTGGTGCAAATGAAGAGGTCTACCATGAGGATGAAGACGTCGTATGCTCACAGCCTATTGTGCCAAAAGTTGGGATGGAATTTGACACGATACAGGAAGCAAGGCGGGTTTACAATGAGTATGCCATGAAGTTGGGTTTCAGCATAAGAGTGGCTTTTTCAAGAAACAGCAACGTCACAAAGGAGCTGATCAGAAAGGAGTGGGAGTGTTCTCATGCTAGGAAGCCAGCTATTGATGGAGAAGATGATGGAGAGGGAAACACATCAGCGAGCACATCAACAAATGACACTGCAACACTAGTGGGATCGAAAAAAAGAGCAGCAACAGCTGTGCTTACCACTGCAACAAGGAAGCGCAACACTATCAAAAAGTTGGACTGCAAAGCTCATATGGCAGTTGGCTTTAGAAATTCGAGGTGGAGAGTGATTGTAATGCAACCTGACCATACGCATCCCATGGTGAAGGCGATTGGGGTTAGGAAACACTTGAGGTCCCACCGAAGCATCTCGTGGGCTGATTATGAGCTGCTGAAAACACTACACCATAGAAATATTAGCACAACACATATCATGGGGGTGCTTGCTGATTTCCATGGGGGGCTTGGCAACCTTACTTTCAGCAGCAAGGATGTTTCAAACATGAGGACACACTTGAGAGGACGTCTCACCTACAGGGATATGGATGCAACATTAGATTATTTTCAAAAGCAACAAGCTGAAAGTCCTTCCTTCTATTATGCAACAATGATAGATGATAATAATGTTGTTAGACGATTGTTTTGGGTAGATGGGAGGACTAGAGAGCCGTACAAGAGTTTTGGAGATTGCATTTTCTTTGACACAACATAA